A region from the Panicum hallii strain FIL2 chromosome 1, PHallii_v3.1, whole genome shotgun sequence genome encodes:
- the LOC112896602 gene encoding uncharacterized protein LOC112896602, with translation MVVVVMVVVGVLVAVTSMEEELTGVAVATVCTLMMKRKYMIIMMRNLMKMRILLQNIDAMGSIKITIMVLAMMGNTIVITIGMIWTTKSLDGHGEHIKCVLAVLRKECLYANLAKCTFCTDKVVFLGFVVSAHGVEVDEEKIKAVHEWKPPQNVSQVRSFFGLAGFYRRFVKDFSSIAAPINELTKKDVPFQWGEAQEKAFEESKKKLTSAPLLALPDLTSMVQL, from the exons ATGGTCGTGGTGGTCATGGTGGTGGTAGGCGTGCTGGTCGCGGTGACCAGCATGGAGGAAGAGCTCACGGGCGTGGCCGTGGCCACCGTGTGCACTTTGATGATGAAGAGGAAGTACATGATAATTATGATGAGGAATTTGATGAAGATGAGAATCCTTTTGCAGAACATAGACGCTATGGGCAGCATCAAGATCACCATCATGGTGCTGGCCATGATGGGGAACACCATCGTCATCACAATAGGGATGATCTGGACAAC CAAGTCTCTTGATGGACATGGTGAACATATAAAATGTGTGCTTGCTGTTTTGAGGAAGGAATGCTTATATGCTAACCTTGccaagtgcaccttttgcaccgacAAGGTTGTGTTTCTTGGTTTTGTTGTTTCAGCTCATGGCGTGGAAGTGGATGAGGAAAAGATCAAGGCTGTTCATGAGTGGAAGCCTCCACAAAATGTGAGCCAAGTGCGAAGCTTCTTTGGACTTGCCGGTTTCTACCGTCGGTTTGTGAAAGATTTCAGTTCCATTGCTGCCCCAATAAACGAGTTGACAAAGAAGGATGTACCATTCCAATGGGGTGAAGCTCAAGAGAAGGCATTTGAAGAGTCGAAGAAGAAGTTGACATCAGCCCCACTCCTTGCACTTCCAGATTTGACATCAATGGTCCAACTATGA